The genomic window TGGAACGCGTGGTCCAGGGATTGGCCGAAGGCGCGGCCGAACGCGGCCACGAAGCCGAGGTAATTTCGGTGACGGCGTTCGGTGATGCGCCGCCCGGCCAGCGTCGTCGGGCGGCCGTGACGCGCGCCTGGTCGTTCGCCCCCGTGGGGTCGCAGGAACTGGCACCTACCTATCTCGCCGCCGCGTGGCGGCGTGCCGACATCATCCACCTGCACCATCCGAACTCGCTGGCCGACGTCGCCTACGCGCTGCGACCGTCGCTCGCGCCGCTCGTGGTGACCCAGCACGCCGACTACCCCTCCTTCCAGTACCGGCTGCCGTCGAAGTACGTGCTGCACCGCGCCGAGGCGATCGTCGTCCCGTCCACCGCCCACATCGCCCTTTCGCGAGAGCTGCGGGGCTTCGAGGAGAAGGTCCACGTCATCCCGTTCGGAATCGACGAGCGTCGCTGGGAGCTGGTCCCGCCGCCGCCGCCGGGGAACCCGCCGAGGGCACTCTTCATCGGCCGGCTGGCCGCCTACAAGGGGGTGGATTTCCTCCTTCGTGCCCTGGCCATGGTCCCCGATCTGCGGCTCGACATCGTCGGCAGCGGCCCCGAGCGGAACCGCCTCCAGACGCTGGCGCAGGCCCTGGCCGTCTCGGACCGGGTCAAGTGGTGGGGCGAATACCCCGACGAGGACCTCCCCCGGCGGATGGCGGACGCCGACTTCCTGGTGCTGCCATCGGTCGGTACAGAGGAGATGTTCGGGATGGTGCTCCTCGAGGCGATGGCGGCCCGTCGCCCCGTCATTACCACCGCGGTCCCCTCAGGCGTTCGGGAGGTCAACGAGGCGGGGGTCACCGGACTCGAGGTGCCAATCCGGGACGCCGGGGCGCTGGCCGAGGCGATGCGGACCCTGG from Gemmatimonadota bacterium includes these protein-coding regions:
- a CDS encoding glycosyltransferase, translating into MRILHLAKYYWPRSGGMERVVQGLAEGAAERGHEAEVISVTAFGDAPPGQRRRAAVTRAWSFAPVGSQELAPTYLAAAWRRADIIHLHHPNSLADVAYALRPSLAPLVVTQHADYPSFQYRLPSKYVLHRAEAIVVPSTAHIALSRELRGFEEKVHVIPFGIDERRWELVPPPPPGNPPRALFIGRLAAYKGVDFLLRALAMVPDLRLDIVGSGPERNRLQTLAQALAVSDRVKWWGEYPDEDLPRRMADADFLVLPSVGTEEMFGMVLLEAMAARRPVITTAVPSGVREVNEAGVTGLEVPIRDAGALAEAMRTLVDDHDLRERMGIAGRGRVQERFTVARMVDSHIELYRRVRGPKG